The Malus sylvestris chromosome 3, drMalSylv7.2, whole genome shotgun sequence genomic sequence aggcacaggattggggaattaacacacaattcctcaagtctATTCTACACTCCCCGCACCCCTCAGTTAAATACATGCcacaacactttttttttcttttattattacggtttagtagtattcattttcacttgtaagtgagaggtctagGTTCGATTCTAGCCAAAGggcaaatttgaatcatattattgctagcacattgtgaggctaagcccatccccacttctttagtgtagataatatcgtttgttcaaaaaaaaaaaaaacaagttcaCTTGTTATATATAGAAAACATATATTTCCAGTTGAATATCTACATATACATATTGATTTGATCATTTCTCTTGATCATCATAGGAAAAGTTATACAAGAATTTTCAAAACCTGGATTTGTTAGGCCTACACCAATTCAAGCTCAAGTATGGCCAATGGCTTTGTAAAGCTCACCAATTCATAAATGCATTTGGTAATACCAACCACTCACCACAACTTCATCAATGATTCTGCTCTTGGCAGTCTAATTGCAAAGCGCATTGCTTCAATTTATGAACCCCACCTATACCTAACTACCTCAGGTTAATGGCCatcaattaagaaaaaaaaatttagtatgTTGAGAATAAGGTCAGATACATCAAGTTTTATACTGTAATTAGTTAACATCAATTCAAAAGGATAAAGTTTCAAGAGCTGGGATCATATAATGCAACTCAACTACCAAAGTACCAAGATATTTATTCAACTCAACtacaaaagaatgaagattcgCTGCATAAAAATTGACATTGCATGCTCTTTAATCTTTCTCAGCTACAGCCTGGGGAAGCACGTGAATCGTGATGAAACTCCTGCATGCTTACAAAATAAGGACGTACGTACTCGAATCTTTGTGCAGGCATGGACTACTATAATATTACTACGTGCGTATTTAATGGTGCATGTGAATCCACTCACcaacgaaaaaagaaaagaaattgggAGTGAACATGCTTTGGCACCCTGTGTAGTTTTGTCTCGAATGTACTGATCAACCTTTTTAGTTTCACCAatttgaaatcaaaacgtttcaAAAGTTTTAACATATATATCTTCCCATGCCATATGGTGTCATATAACTTACGCCAAGTACAATTAAATAATTTTGGGATTAAACCATTGGCTTATTACTAATTACACCGTTATTATTCCGTTATTATTCCGTTATTATCTTCAACTTAAGTCTTATCACCTGCATGTAAAGTAAGATGTGAGGTTTTATTGAAAGTTGTCTTGGTgcaattagaagaaaaaaagggatgCGCTATAAGGGCGGAACCAGAAATTTTTAGTAGAATATAAAAGATAGTATTTTAACAATACGTGGCTTCTGCCTTGAAAATATAGTTTGGTGTGGAAAAATAAGGGCGTTAGATGTGAGAAGGCTAATTTCCACTGGCAGAGCCAATGAAGGCTCAGGAGGATCACTTGACCTTTTCcacttttaagtttttattataTGATTTTATGTATTTGGTATTTTCATATCAAAGTCTTTAAGGTTTTTGCCATTTTTGTCCATTGAAAAGTATGATACTTTGATTCTTTGATATGTATCCTCATAAATATAACTCATAAATGAAATTtaccattttatattttttttctttttattgtgTCAACTATCACTAATTAGCTAATCATGCACCTAACCCTTATACGGTTTATGTCTAACTAGCCTTCGTGCACACGCTCACGGACGTGcagaagacattttttgaatcacggcgtgCTACTTGCTACTTatatgttttaaatgtatttatatgggtaaattgacaaaaagaaagtcaaatatttgaagtaaatgaataattttagatcatgctagaagaaatccctcataaaccaattaaagcagctgaattcatataataaaatcggtctctatagaatttacattaagaatagagaaaataatatttaataaacaattgattgaatcatactattgctaacctattgtaaggctaagcacaccccctctcccttagtgtagataatatcgtttattaaaaaaaaattcatttgacaattaatttaattacattattatcCGTGCGCGAAAGGTATTATTTTATAACTGGCATTACacgtctcttaagatgttttaaacttgtttaaaaatagagaaaataatattcaataaataactgattgaatcacattattgctagtccattgtgaggctaagcccagccccacccccttagtgtagataatatcgtttgttaaaaaaaacaatcatttgataacttatttaatcacattattatccacgtgtgaaaaactttttttataaccggcattacacgcatcttaagatgttttgaatgtgtttaaaaataaagaaattgaatcacattgttGCTAACTTATTGTGagatactaattaaaaaaaagcaccaaaaagtaaattattaaataaatactgttaaaatgatgaaaatgcccctaccttatttgatgtattattttggaatgcctttgaagttttttgttatgggggcatttttgtccaaatattttGTTGAAGCATGGTGACACCAAATCACTATTCatcttttccattctctttatatataatagATAATATCATATTAGAAAtataggattaattaatatacatTCAAATTAAATCGTCTTTAACGAGTTTTCAAACTATAATTTTGTGTTATTACATATAAGCTTTTCAAATGAATATAGAAGTAATTAATACTCCCCCGAACATTACTTTTCACGTGTGAATGCGAAGCTGATTGGCTGCCGAGAAACAAAATAGAAGGCTTGCAGACAAAGCAACATGAACAAGATATGACAATTATAGACAAGAAATTCGAAGCTAGGGTTCACAAAAattagggtaaaaaaaaaaattacacatacTCATTCGTTCAGTGCGGTCTGAAAGTGTGGTTTGGAAGCGCAATCAGaaacctaaataataaaaaaacaaaaataaattcctAATTGGTTAAACATTCGATCATCAAATTCAGAAACCCTACGCATATAGTCTAATATCCTAGTAGATAGGATGTTGGGCTTCCACCTATGTATTTCGGGTTCGAAACTCCCCTAAcccctaaattattgtaatagcgAGTTTTGTAATTTCCTCTccctttaataataataaaattaaaaaaaatattagaaaccCTAGCTTAGCTATCTCCAGCAATGACTATCGTTCTCGGACAAGAAGAAGGTAACTCTCTCGTATGGGGAATTGGATATGAATTTAGGAGGgcgtattcaattaagattttgaggtatttaaatggatttataaatagGTAATGTTAAGGAGaacaaattttaaactaaatgatgtggatgttgatgattggtttattacttaagtgttgattaacatgtttaCTTCTTATTGGTCACACATAATTTGGTCTTCCTAACATTCTCCTTTATAAATTTGTGTTGTTTGTTTCAGTGGGTTGGATGTTGTTGGTGGTGGTGCTATGGGCGGTTGTCGTCGCTCGGTTATCACATCATTATGGTGCTGATGCTGCTCAAGGCTCCTCAAATACTGCGGCGAAGGAGTATAGGAGGCAGTGGAGGAAAATTACCACTCAAGGCGGCACGTCTGAAACGCAGGACCACCTAAAGAGAAAAATTACTACTGATGGCACCTCTTATACGGCTGACAAGGTCGAGAAGTATAGGCAACAGAGGGGAGTCACTCTTCTAGGCCGTAATGTTCCAAAACCCATCAGGATTTTCGATGACTCTAGGTTTTCAAGTATGTACTTtttgttgtgacatatgttctaaTACATATTGTGATTGTCCTAAGTAGAGATAGATTAATAATCATTTgagatctagaagatctttcctaatagactttgtattactttGAGAGCAATTTTCTTtcctccttattactataaataaaggcacatgATTGGagaattaacacacaattcctcaagtctATTCTACTCCGCACCGCACCCCttagttaaatataggccacaacactttttttttatttttttcttgtattattacggtttagtggtattcctcttcacttgtaagtgagagatcttatgttcgattctagCCAAAGGGcaaatttaaatcacattattgctagcacattatgaggctaagcccatccccgcctctttagtgtagataatatggtctgttaaaaaaaaaaaacaagttcaCTTGTTATAtatagaaaatatatatttccaGTTGAATATCTACGTATACATATTGATTTGATCATTTCTCTTGATCATCACAGAAAAAGTTATACAAGAATTTT encodes the following:
- the LOC126616334 gene encoding uncharacterized protein LOC126616334, with amino-acid sequence MTIVLGQEEVGWMLLVVVLWAVVVARLSHHYGADAAQGSSNTAAKEYRRQWRKITTQGGTSETQDHLKRKITTDGTSYTADKVEKYRQQRGVTLLGRNVPKPIRIFDDSRFSTTAWGST